The following coding sequences are from one Nicotiana tabacum cultivar K326 chromosome 1, ASM71507v2, whole genome shotgun sequence window:
- the LOC107799245 gene encoding uncharacterized protein LOC107799245, with the protein MKSTFLLCFLLFSTYLCNGIASTSSAMHTNNWAVLVCTSRFWFNYRHMANTLSLYRTVKRLGIPDERIILMLADDMACNSRNKYPAQVFNNENHRLNLYGDNVEVDYRGYEVTVENFLRVLTGRHETAVPRSKRLLSDEGSHILLYMTGHGGDEFLKFQDSEELQSHDLADAVKQMKEKRRFKELLIMVDTCQAATLFSQLQSPGVLAIGSSMKGENSYSHHLDADVGVSVIDRFTFYTLAFFERVNMYANASLGSLFSSYNPNMLMSTAYYRTDLYPRQLEEVPVTNFFGSVMETVHTDSAYKAFTGKDSTKSTLKMPLGKSSQGIRRTLASSDVQCPTTDSNIEDPQDSCPFTHFWNSVDEKMRKVKGLDTWVSSGLLLMFPLVAFSSWLSF; encoded by the exons ATGAAATCCACATTTCTGTTGTGTTTTCTTCTGTTTTCTACTTACCTTTGCAATGGGATCGCATCAACTTCATCTGCGATGCATACGAACAATTGGGCTGTTTTGGTCTGCACTTCTCGTTTCTG GTTTAATTACAGACACATGGCTAATACTTTGTCTTTGTACAG AACTGTAAAACGATTAGGCATACCTGATGAAAGAATTATTCTGATGTTGGCTGATGATATGGCTTGCAATTCTCGGAATAAATACCCTGCACAGGTCTTTAACAATGAAAACCACAGGCTAAACTTATATGGAGATAACGTTGAG GTAGATTATCGAGGTTATGAAGTAACGGTTGAAAATTTTTTGAGGGTGTTGACTGGTCGTCACGAAACAGCTGTCCCAAGATCAAAACGTCttcttagtgatgaaggaagccACATACTTCTGTACATGACAGGGCATGGTGGAGACGagtttttaaaatttcaggattCAGAGGAGCTTCAAAGTCATGATTTAGCTGATGCAGTGAAACAAATGAAAGAAAAGCGTAG ATTCAAGGAGCTGCTAATAATGGTTGACACTTGCCAAGCTGCTACTCTTTTCTCTCAG cTTCAATCACCCGGCGTTTTGGCAATTGGGAGTAGCATGAAAGGGGAAAATTCGTACTCGCATCACTTGGATGCTGAT GTTGGTGTTTCAGTTATAGATCGATTCACATTTTATACCCTTGCTTTTTTTGAGAGGGTGAACATGTATGCTAATGCCTCATTGGGCAG TCTTTTCAGTTCATATAATCCAAATATGCTGATGTCAACTGCATATTATCGAACAGATCTATACCCTCGTCAACTAGAAGAG GTACCAGTGACAAACTTTTTCGGTTCAGTCATGGAGACGGTACACACTGATTCTGCTTATAAAGCATTCACTGGTAAAGATTCCACAAAGTCCACATTAAAGATGCCTCTTGGGAAATCCAGCCAAGGCATACGACGAACACTTGCAAGTTCAGATGTTCAGTGTCCAACTACTGACTCAaatattgag GATCCACAAGATTCTTGTCCTTTCACACATTTTTGGAATTCGGTGGATGAGAAAATGAGAAAGGTTAAGGGTCTAGATACCTGGGTGAGCTCTGGCTTGTTGTTGATGTTTCCGTTGGTGGCATTTTCCTCTTGGCTCTCATTTTGA
- the LOC107799243 gene encoding glutamyl-tRNA(Gln) amidotransferase subunit A, chloroplastic/mitochondrial: protein MLSSVQTPRLLRFPNFQSLSLKCLHTSQSQLTTPLPTPTTPPPPPSQILTIRKSLLSREITAVDLATTFLQRLRHTEPQLKSFLYVSDVVLKEAEEIDRKIANNEELGPLAGVLVGVKDNICTADMPSTAGSKILENYKPPFDATAVGKMKKCGAIVFGKTNMDEFGMGSTTEGSAYQVTANPWDLSRVPGGSSGGSAAAVSARQCMVSLGSDTGGSVRQPASFCGVVGLKPTYGRVSRYGLVAYASSLDVIGCFGSSVADAGILLHAISGHDKFDATSSKREVPDFASQFIARDHLDSKPLKGLRVGLIRETIEDGVDPEVITSIRGAASHLEELGCTVTEVSLPSFSLGLPAYYILASSESSSNLSRYDGIRYGKQVVADELNSLYGESRAGGFGSEVKMRILMGTYALSAGYYDAYYKRAQQVRTLVRENFRAALEENDILISPAAPSAAYRIGEKKNDPLSMYAGDIMTVNVNLAGLPALVLPCGFVDSSSAALPVGVQMIGAAFEEEKLLKVGHIFEQTLQGCSFIPPIVADELAC from the exons ATGCTATCTTCAGTACAAACTCCTCGCCTTCTCCGTTTCCCTAATTTTCAATCCCTCTCTCTCAAATGCCTCCACACATCTCAATCTCAACTCACCACCCCCCTACCCACCCCCACCACCCCACCACCACCACCTTCCCAAATCCTCACAATCCGTAAATCCCTGTTGTCCCGTGAAATCACAGCCGTTGATCTCGCCACTACTTTTCTTCAACGCTTACGTCACACAGAACCGCAGCTCAAGAGCTTTTTATATGTATCCGACGTCGTTTTGAAGGAAGCTGAAGAGATTGATAGGAAAATTGCTAACAATGAGGAGTTGGGCCCACTTGCTGGGGTTTTGGTTGGGGTTAAGGATAATATTTGTACGGCTGATATGCCTTCAACTGCAGGGTCCAAGATTTTGGAGAATTATAAACCCCCATTTGATGCTACTGCTGTTGGCAAAATGAAAAAGTGTGGTGCCATTGTTTTTGGGAAAACTAATATGGATGAGTTTGGTATGGGGAGTACAACTGAAGGCTCCGCTTATCAG GTGACAGCAAATCCTTGGGATTTGTCCCGAGTACCAGGTGGTTCATCAGGGGGCTCAGCTGCAGCTGTTTCTGCTAGACAATGTATGGTATCATTGGGAAGTGACACTGGTGGAAGTGTTAGACAACCAGCTTCTTTCTGTGGTGTTGTTGGTTTGAAGCCAACATATGGGCGTGTCTCTAGATACGGACTTGTGGCATATGCTTCATCTCTGGATGTTATCGGTTGTTTTGGCTCATCAGTTGCTGATGCAGGCATTCTCCTTCATGCAATATCTGGTCATGACAAGTTTGACGCAACAAGTAGCAAGCGA GAAGTTCCCGACTTTGCTTCCCAATTTATTGCTAGAGATCATTTGGACTCCAAACCTCTGAAAGGATTGAGAGTTGGTCTGATCCGAGAAACCATTGAAGATGGAGTTGACCCGGAAGTAATTACTTCAATCCGTGGTGCTGCTAGTCATCTTGAAGAACTAGGATGCACCGTCACCGAG GTCTCATTGCCATCCTTCTCTCTAGGATTGCCAGCTTACTATATCCTTGCTTCTTCTGAATCTTCTTCAAATTTGTCCCGTTACGATGGTATCAG GTATGGCAAACAAGTTGTTGCCGATGAGTTAAACTCCCTTTATGGGGAATCTCGTGCTGGAGGCTTTGGTTCTGAG GTGAAAATGAGAATCCTAATGGGGACATATGCTCTATCTGCTGGTTATTATGATGCATACTACAAGCGAGCTCAGCAG GTTAGGACTTTGGTAAGGGAAAACTTCAGGGCAGCATTAGAGGAGAATGATATTTTGATTTCACCTGCTGCACCATCAGCGGCTTACAGAATTG GTGAAAAGAAGAACGATCCATTGTCAATGTATGCTGGTGATATCATGACT GTCAATGTCAACTTGGCTGGTCTTCCAGCATTAGTTCTCCCCTGTGGATTTGTTGATAGCAGCTCTGCGGCCCTTCCCGTTGGTGTTCAGATGATTGGTGCTGCATTTGAAGAG GAGAAATTGCTTAAAGTAGGCCATATCTTTGAGCAGACACTGCAAGGCTGCTCTTTTATTCCTCCTATAGTAGCCGATGAATTGGCATGCTAG